In Phlebotomus papatasi isolate M1 chromosome 1, Ppap_2.1, whole genome shotgun sequence, the following proteins share a genomic window:
- the LOC129798666 gene encoding sodium-coupled monocarboxylate transporter 1-like: protein MDHLDKRHFSVIDYTCFVIVLLFSAIIGFYHGARSKKSPSSKEDYLLGGRSMSVVPVICSLVATSASGMTIVGLSAEAYAYGIHSWMLCVSLLVGNFAFIQVFFPVLRELKVASSFEYLEMRFNRSVRIFASGIYTLAVLIQVPVTVYIPALVFQNVTGIHVYATVTALSILCASYTAIGGFRAVVWTDVFQLTLMALSCCIIATVGVTAVGGIENVWNAAERGGRLNWINLTNVSSRTTIWTYFNGAIIAIYQFGLNQANVQRYLSLSTMKEVKAASWIVTVLFGAFICLSQLMGAIMYTSYETCDPLRRGFITAMDQILPYFVRDKASFLTGFNGIFIAGIFAAGLSTTSSFLNALGGSIYEDFLSYRLVSISESTAKNIMRAIVLILGVIQVPMVFAIEKMGMLFQIQMQVMSVATCTLFGFFTVGILCPKINGKGAKAGACAGGIVIAILIVGGMSNKTEPPLPLRTDGCGSQFNSTELTSANVLNNSQDTESEDVFWLFKIPFVYYSLIGLVINLLTSYIVSLLTGGNTVEDQGLLAPFLRDKTIKTNEELELQQKKLLLIEKS, encoded by the exons ATGGATCATTTggataaaagacatttttctgtGATAGACTACACCTGCTTTGTGATAGTGCTTCTGTTCTCAGCAATAATTGGATTTTATCATGGAGCCAGGTCCAAGAAGAGCCCTAGCAGTAAGGAAGACTACCTCCTCGGAGGCAGAAGCATGAGTGTTGTACCAGTTATATGCTCCCTTGTGGCAACTTCAGCATCCGGAATGACTATTGTTGGCCTATCCGCTGAGGCCTATGCTTACGGTATCCATTCTTGGATGCTATGTGTATCTCTTTTGGTGGGAAACTTTGCCTTTATTCAGGTGTTTTTTCCTGTGCTACGTGAACTCAAAGTAGCCTCAAGTTTTGAGTATCTCGAAATGAGATTCAACCGGAGTGTTAGAATATTTGCAAGTGGAATTTACACCTTGGCAGTATTGATCCAAGTCCCTGTGACTGTTTATATTCCAGCCTTGGTTTTCCAAAATGTTACTGGTATTCATGTTTATGCGACTGTTACTGCACTTTCCATCTTATGTGCCTCTTATACGGCCATCGGGGGCTTTCGGGCTGTGGTCTGGACAGATGTCTTCCAGTTGACCCTTATGGCCCTGTCCTGTTGCATTATTGCGACTGTGGGAGTTACTGCGGTTGGGGGAATTGAGAACGTTTGGAATGCAGCAGAACGAGGTGGAAGATTGAACTGGATCAA TTTAACTAACGTAAGCAGTAGGACCACTATTTGGACTTACTTCAATGGAGCAATCATTGCCATCTACCAATTTGGATTGAACCAAGCGAATGTCCAGAGATATCTATCACTATCAACCATGAAAGAAGTTAAAGCTGCGTCCTGGATAGTGACTGTACTATTTGGAGCTTTCATATGCCTGTCTCAACTTATGGGTGCAATAATGTACACATCGTACGAAACATGTGATCCCTTGAGAAGAGGTTTCATTACCGCAATGGATCAAATCCTTCCGTACTTTGTTCGAGATAAAGCTTCTTTCTTAACTGGCTTCAATGGGATATTCATAGCAGGCATCTTTGCAGCTGGCCTGTCCACAACATCCTCTTTCTTAAATGCTCTGGGTGGAAGTATCTATGAGGATTTCTTAAGCTACCGCTTAGTGAGCATTTCGGAGAGTACAGCCAAAAACATAATGAGAGCCATCGTATTAATTCTCGGTGTAATTCAAGTGCCAATGGTGTTTGCAATTGAGAAAATGGGAATGTTATTTCAGATACAGATGCAAGTAATGTCAGTAGCTACTTGTACTCTGTTTGGATTCTTCACTGTCGGAATTCTCTGCCCAAAAATCAATGGAAAG GGTGCTAAGGCGGGAGCTTGTGCAGGTGGAATAGTTATTGCTATTCTAATTGTCGGTGGAATGTCTAACAAGACAGAACCACCCCTACCTCTAAGGACAGATGGATGTGGATCCCAATTTAATTCAACTGAATTAACATCTGCGAATGTCCTGAATAATTCTCAAGATACTGAAAGTGAGGATGTCTTTTGGCTATTTAAAATTCCTTTTGTGTACTACTCCCTAATAGGTTTAGTAATCAATCTTCTAACAAGTTATATTGTAAGTTTATTAACTGGAGGTAACACTGTTGAAGATCAGGGACTTTTAGCCCCATTTTTGAGagataaaacaattaaaaccAATGAGGAACTTGAGCTTCAGCAAAAGAAATTGTTGTTAATAGAAAAGAGTTAA